The window TGAAGAAGGGCATCCTCAATGTCATGAAGAAGTACGAGCCGTCCTGTATCGGCATCGCCACCACCTGCCTGACCGAGACCATCGGCGACGATGTGCCCATGATCATGAAGGAGTTCAAGGCGGAGTTTGGCGATCTGGACTTGCCCGATCTCGTGCAGGTGTCCACCCCCAGCTACAACGGCACACATACCGACGGCTGGCACGGCGCAGTCCGTTCGCTGGTTGAGCAGCTCTGCACCACCAAGGCGGACGCCGCTGATCGCGTGAACATTCTGCCCAACATGGTGTCGTGCGAAGACGTTCGCCACCTGCAGGATATCTGTCGCGATTTCAGCATCGACTCCACCATCCTGCCTGACATTTCCGAGAGCCTCGATGGCCCGGCCCTTGAAGACTACGTGAAGATCCCCTCCGGCGGCACGCCCCTGAGCGAGATCAAGACCATGTCCGGTTCCAAGGCCACTATCGAGTTTGGTCGTTGCCTGCCCAAAGCCACGGGCGGCACCAGCCTGGAAGAGCGTTTTGGCGTGAAGAACTATCGCATTGGCCTGCCCATGGGGCTGCGCGAATCCGATCGGTTCTTCGAAGCCATGGAAGATATCACTGGCACTGACATGCCTCGTCGCTACGAACTGGAACGAGGACGACTGGTCGACGCCTACGTGGACGGCCACAAGTACGTGTTCGGTAAGCGGGCCGTTGTCTACGGCGAGGAAGACCTCGTTGTGGGCCTGACCTCCTTCCTGGCCGAAATCGGCGTGGACGTGGTTCTGGCCGGTTCCGGTTCCCGCAAGAAGGGCATGGGCGAGGCCATCGCCAAGGTCACGGACGGCGTATCCCGCATGGCCCCAGAAGTGCGCGAAGGCGTGGACTTCCATGACATCGCTGCCGAGGCCGAAGAGCTGGCTCCTGATCTGCTCATCGGTCACTCCAAGGGCTACCGCTACGCCAAGGCGTGGGGCATCCCCCTTATCCGCGTGGGCTTCCCGGTCCATGACCGCTTCGGCGGCCAGCGTCTGCTGCACCTTGGTTACAAGGGCGCACTCAGCATGTTCGACCGCGTGGTCAACGCCGTAATTGAAAAGAAGCAGGCCGATTCGTCGGTAGGCTACGGATATATCTAGGAATAACCTCCAACGATGGGAGATTCGATATGACTGTTAAGGATACCACCAAGCACCCCTGTTTCAACAAGGAAAAGGCTGGAGATTGCGGCCGCGTACACCTGCCCGTAGCCCCCAA of the Pseudodesulfovibrio sp. zrk46 genome contains:
- a CDS encoding nitrogenase component 1, coding for MSKTVKKPVRPNFVSTTNACKLCTPLGASLAFRGVEGAIPFLHGSQGCATYMRRYVISHFREPVDIASSALGEKHAIYGGAPNLKKGILNVMKKYEPSCIGIATTCLTETIGDDVPMIMKEFKAEFGDLDLPDLVQVSTPSYNGTHTDGWHGAVRSLVEQLCTTKADAADRVNILPNMVSCEDVRHLQDICRDFSIDSTILPDISESLDGPALEDYVKIPSGGTPLSEIKTMSGSKATIEFGRCLPKATGGTSLEERFGVKNYRIGLPMGLRESDRFFEAMEDITGTDMPRRYELERGRLVDAYVDGHKYVFGKRAVVYGEEDLVVGLTSFLAEIGVDVVLAGSGSRKKGMGEAIAKVTDGVSRMAPEVREGVDFHDIAAEAEELAPDLLIGHSKGYRYAKAWGIPLIRVGFPVHDRFGGQRLLHLGYKGALSMFDRVVNAVIEKKQADSSVGYGYI